One stretch of Lacrimispora sphenoides DNA includes these proteins:
- a CDS encoding glycoside hydrolase family 65 protein, with product MIKERFSGKLKELLSSDDWIILQQEYEPEENLKFESLFSLSNGYLGIRGSYEEGGKITLPYLYMNGVFDKSETFMRELAALPNWLGIKLYIEKELVGIENCQILKFSRALDMKQALLAKSYILRDKKGRETLVEGIRFVSRANVHRMGIKLYVTPLNYSGIIEVENIIDGTIINFHDAPRFKVKHTYMTANEALDKDGIYMEVATRDNHLHVGSGCRIEAYKNGKGILKNRMFHAFGEQGVEFGDFDAMEGETVEIIKYVSMYTERDAARYALHGSVKDEIDGFLETGFEEELAAHRAVYEEMWKAADIRIAGDFELDRAVRFNIFHLMSTGNERDARVNVGAKLLSGEEYGGHAFWDTEIFMLPFFAYVFPKTARNLESYRYHLLDAARENARKNGYKGAQYPWESADDGTEQCPDWTIEPDGSCYRCYVAVYEHHVTAAVAYGIYNYVKITRDIDFLLNQGVEILTETARFWASRCEYVAEKDRYEINQVTGPDEWHEPVNNNLYTNYLAKWNLRYVIALIDTLKKEHAKEYDTIIRKTGLTDGEIKNWEIVQEKMYLPRKEGTSLLEQFEGYFKLDDVVIEKYDENDWPIRPEALKTKKVRQTQIIKQADVVMLLHLLGEEFSEDEIGQNYEYYEKRTLHGSSLSPSIYSVMGLKVGDDSKAYRYLKRAAFLDLLNLQKNTREGIHAANTGGVWQTVVFGFAGVSIGEDGMLTVCPHMPKEWEGLDFSLHYLNSWLKITISRDNSVLVKVLDGEALNVKVNGQIIKASRE from the coding sequence ATGATAAAAGAGAGATTTTCAGGGAAATTAAAAGAGTTGCTAAGCTCCGATGACTGGATAATTCTGCAGCAGGAATATGAACCGGAAGAAAATTTGAAATTTGAAAGTTTATTCAGTTTATCTAATGGGTATCTGGGAATCAGGGGAAGTTATGAAGAAGGCGGAAAAATTACCCTCCCCTATTTATATATGAATGGTGTATTTGATAAATCAGAAACCTTTATGAGGGAGCTTGCTGCACTTCCCAATTGGCTTGGAATAAAGCTTTATATTGAAAAAGAGCTGGTTGGAATAGAAAACTGCCAGATTCTTAAGTTTTCCAGAGCCCTTGATATGAAACAGGCCCTTCTTGCAAAAAGTTATATATTGAGGGATAAAAAGGGAAGAGAAACCCTGGTGGAAGGAATCCGGTTTGTGAGCCGTGCCAATGTACATCGCATGGGAATCAAATTGTATGTCACACCGTTAAATTACAGCGGTATCATAGAAGTGGAAAATATCATTGACGGTACGATTATTAACTTCCATGATGCCCCCCGCTTTAAAGTAAAACATACATATATGACAGCAAATGAGGCGCTGGATAAAGACGGTATTTATATGGAAGTGGCGACCAGGGATAATCACCTTCATGTAGGATCCGGATGCCGGATCGAAGCCTATAAAAATGGCAAGGGAATTCTGAAAAACCGGATGTTTCACGCCTTTGGGGAACAAGGGGTGGAGTTTGGTGATTTTGATGCCATGGAAGGGGAAACAGTAGAAATCATAAAATATGTATCCATGTATACAGAACGTGATGCAGCCAGATATGCACTTCATGGGTCGGTAAAAGATGAAATAGATGGATTTTTGGAAACAGGTTTTGAAGAAGAGCTGGCAGCCCATAGGGCGGTTTATGAGGAGATGTGGAAAGCTGCGGATATCCGTATTGCAGGTGACTTTGAGCTGGATCGGGCAGTCCGTTTCAATATTTTTCATTTAATGAGCACGGGCAATGAGAGAGATGCCAGAGTCAATGTGGGCGCGAAGCTCCTTTCCGGCGAAGAATATGGCGGCCATGCCTTTTGGGATACGGAAATTTTCATGCTTCCCTTTTTTGCATACGTTTTCCCTAAAACGGCAAGAAATCTGGAATCTTACCGGTATCATCTGCTGGATGCAGCAAGGGAAAATGCCAGGAAAAACGGCTATAAAGGAGCACAATATCCATGGGAATCTGCGGATGACGGCACAGAGCAGTGCCCTGACTGGACCATTGAGCCGGATGGTTCCTGTTACCGCTGTTATGTAGCCGTTTATGAGCATCACGTGACGGCGGCAGTTGCTTATGGCATTTATAATTATGTGAAAATAACCAGAGACATAGATTTTTTACTGAACCAGGGAGTGGAGATTTTAACAGAAACAGCAAGGTTTTGGGCCAGCCGGTGTGAATATGTCGCAGAAAAGGACCGCTATGAGATTAACCAGGTAACCGGCCCTGATGAATGGCATGAACCGGTAAATAACAATCTCTATACCAATTATCTGGCGAAATGGAATCTACGCTATGTGATTGCCTTAATTGATACCCTTAAGAAAGAGCATGCCAAAGAATATGATACGATAATCCGGAAAACAGGGTTAACGGACGGAGAAATCAAAAATTGGGAGATCGTCCAGGAAAAGATGTACCTTCCGAGAAAAGAAGGCACGAGCCTTTTAGAGCAGTTTGAAGGTTACTTTAAGCTGGATGATGTGGTAATTGAAAAATACGACGAAAATGACTGGCCGATTCGTCCGGAAGCCTTAAAGACCAAGAAGGTAAGACAGACACAGATTATTAAGCAGGCGGATGTGGTCATGCTTCTTCACTTATTGGGAGAAGAATTTTCGGAAGATGAGATAGGTCAAAATTACGAGTATTATGAAAAACGTACCCTTCACGGATCTTCTTTAAGCCCAAGCATTTACTCTGTTATGGGATTAAAGGTAGGAGACGATTCCAAGGCGTACCGGTATTTAAAAAGAGCCGCTTTCCTAGATTTGCTGAACTTACAGAAAAACACGAGGGAAGGGATTCACGCTGCCAATACCGGAGGCGTATGGCAGACCGTAGTATTTGGATTTGCCGGGGTTTCC
- a CDS encoding glycoside hydrolase family 2 TIM barrel-domain containing protein, which yields MIRRTKKRWEDQALGHIGRREARTEFYKDSASRINLNGEWKFLYLEAPELSPEGFMNKGTETDWDMIDVPSVWQLRGYDRMHYTDVLYLFPINPPFVPSENPTGIYKKTVHINREWIWNDTILKFHGVDSAFDVWINGTHAGYSKVSRLPSEFDITAYIQEGENDITVRVYKWSDGTYLEDQDMWWLSGIYRDVELINEPKDGILDCTVDGDLDSSYINGILRADITTKQEICDGTWKLERDGKAVTSGIFQTKEGKAHVKEIIPGADLWTAETPNLYELKVSAGKHEVVVRVGFRKIEIKDNNFTVNNQVILLNGVNHHDFHPKEGRCVTQEQMKADILLMKQHNINALRCSHYPANGYLYDLCDEYGLYVIDEADLECHGFEWVERYDWITNDPSWEEAYVDRSVRMVKRNRNHPCIIMWSMGNESSFGCNFRSAAKAVKELDASRLLHYEGDYEAEVTDVYSTMYTRLKRLKEIGESDFKGNKPHVMCEYGHAMGNGPGGLKAYQEMYRKYKRLQGGFLWEWYDHGILTEEENETYYRYGGNYGDFPTNGNFCIDGLLMPDRTPSPAMLEYKQVIAPVEVTRIGAGREILVRNYYDFLTLGHVSLRWEIQTEEHIIQEGCISHMTALPHETEKVTIPFLPFTPEANTDYYLNITVCQKEDTNVAKAGHEISKVQFPLDISCDVLEERSKGEPLKVSETADILKVGNGAVTVTFHKIFGKLLSVAAEDQEYLSEGPAVSVYRATIDNDMYKKEDWLNKYFIQKSSEQTEYFTYETGADKVVVSIGKYFGCVNQSWGFECDYEYTIYSCGQVKVNLQGKAIQRGKLEPSFLPRIGVVMKGNRSLQKAVWYGLGPGESYSDSRAASTMRIYSSSVNEMGTNYVFPQENGHREEVKWFGIGDGNKSLLCKMEAPLGLNLANYTDESLEEAKHPFQIQRADHVEIHLDYLQSGLGSNSCGEEQMEEFKVKLQDFSMAFVLQVVDDGEIKKEAKKRYLD from the coding sequence ATGATAAGGCGAACAAAAAAGAGATGGGAAGACCAGGCGCTGGGACATATTGGAAGAAGGGAAGCCCGTACAGAATTTTATAAAGATTCTGCTTCCAGAATTAATTTAAACGGAGAGTGGAAATTCCTCTATTTGGAAGCGCCGGAACTGTCCCCGGAAGGATTTATGAACAAAGGAACAGAAACAGACTGGGATATGATTGATGTGCCTTCTGTGTGGCAGTTAAGAGGATATGACCGGATGCACTATACGGATGTGTTATATTTGTTTCCGATTAATCCGCCATTTGTACCCTCAGAAAATCCCACAGGAATTTATAAAAAAACAGTCCACATCAACAGGGAGTGGATTTGGAATGATACTATATTAAAATTCCACGGTGTGGACAGTGCATTTGATGTATGGATCAATGGAACACATGCAGGATACAGTAAGGTCAGCCGCCTTCCAAGTGAATTCGATATTACAGCCTATATCCAGGAAGGGGAAAATGATATTACAGTACGGGTCTATAAATGGTCGGATGGAACGTATTTGGAAGACCAGGATATGTGGTGGCTTTCCGGGATTTATCGTGATGTTGAATTAATCAATGAACCGAAAGACGGTATTTTGGATTGTACCGTGGATGGAGATTTGGACAGCTCTTATATTAACGGGATCTTAAGAGCAGATATTACCACAAAGCAGGAAATTTGCGATGGTACATGGAAATTGGAAAGGGATGGAAAGGCAGTTACCAGCGGAATCTTTCAGACAAAAGAGGGCAAAGCACACGTAAAGGAGATCATTCCCGGTGCTGACCTTTGGACGGCAGAAACCCCTAATTTATATGAACTGAAAGTATCTGCAGGTAAGCATGAAGTTGTGGTACGTGTTGGATTTCGAAAGATTGAAATAAAAGATAATAACTTTACGGTAAATAATCAGGTGATTCTGTTAAATGGTGTGAATCATCATGACTTCCATCCCAAAGAAGGGCGCTGTGTCACACAGGAACAGATGAAAGCTGATATCCTGCTTATGAAACAGCATAATATCAATGCTCTGCGCTGTTCCCACTATCCTGCCAATGGATATCTGTATGATTTGTGCGATGAATATGGGCTCTATGTGATTGATGAAGCAGATTTAGAATGCCATGGATTTGAATGGGTAGAGCGGTATGACTGGATTACAAATGACCCATCCTGGGAGGAAGCCTATGTGGACAGAAGCGTGCGCATGGTAAAACGGAACAGGAATCATCCTTGCATTATCATGTGGTCCATGGGAAATGAATCCAGCTTCGGCTGTAATTTCAGAAGTGCTGCCAAGGCAGTAAAAGAACTGGATGCTTCCAGGCTGCTCCACTATGAGGGAGATTATGAAGCAGAAGTGACCGACGTGTATTCTACCATGTACACAAGGCTGAAAAGGCTGAAAGAGATCGGAGAATCAGATTTTAAAGGGAATAAACCTCACGTGATGTGTGAATATGGTCACGCAATGGGAAATGGACCGGGCGGATTAAAGGCATATCAGGAGATGTACCGCAAATATAAACGGCTTCAGGGCGGTTTTTTGTGGGAATGGTATGACCATGGAATACTTACAGAAGAAGAAAATGAGACTTACTACCGCTATGGGGGGAATTACGGGGATTTTCCTACCAACGGGAATTTCTGCATCGATGGGCTGCTAATGCCGGATAGAACCCCATCCCCTGCCATGCTGGAATATAAACAGGTCATTGCTCCGGTGGAAGTGACAAGAATAGGTGCTGGACGGGAGATTCTTGTAAGAAACTATTATGACTTCCTGACCTTAGGCCATGTTTCTTTACGGTGGGAGATCCAAACAGAAGAACATATCATTCAGGAAGGATGCATTTCCCATATGACGGCCCTTCCTCATGAAACTGAGAAAGTAACCATACCTTTTCTTCCATTCACGCCAGAAGCAAATACCGATTACTATCTGAACATTACGGTCTGCCAGAAAGAGGATACGAACGTTGCAAAAGCCGGCCATGAAATTTCAAAAGTACAGTTTCCGCTGGATATAAGTTGTGATGTATTGGAGGAACGTTCCAAAGGAGAACCATTGAAAGTATCTGAAACAGCGGATATCCTCAAGGTTGGGAATGGGGCAGTTACAGTAACGTTCCATAAAATATTTGGGAAACTGTTGTCTGTTGCGGCAGAAGACCAGGAATATTTAAGCGAAGGTCCGGCGGTGAGCGTATACCGTGCCACCATCGATAATGACATGTATAAAAAAGAGGATTGGCTGAATAAATACTTTATTCAGAAATCCAGTGAGCAGACAGAATATTTTACCTATGAAACAGGGGCGGATAAAGTGGTTGTTTCGATTGGAAAATATTTTGGATGCGTAAATCAGTCCTGGGGCTTTGAATGTGACTATGAATATACCATCTATTCCTGCGGCCAGGTTAAGGTGAATTTACAGGGCAAGGCCATCCAGAGAGGAAAACTGGAACCTTCTTTCCTGCCCAGAATTGGTGTGGTCATGAAGGGGAATCGGTCCCTGCAAAAGGCCGTATGGTATGGCCTTGGACCCGGTGAAAGCTATTCAGACAGCAGAGCTGCCAGCACGATGAGGATTTATTCCAGCTCTGTGAATGAAATGGGAACCAACTATGTATTCCCCCAGGAAAATGGTCATAGGGAAGAGGTAAAGTGGTTTGGAATAGGAGATGGGAATAAGAGCCTGTTATGTAAAATGGAAGCGCCTTTGGGACTGAATCTGGCAAATTATACAGATGAAAGCCTGGAAGAGGCAAAGCACCCATTCCAGATACAACGGGCAGACCATGTTGAAATCCATTTGGATTATTTACAGTCCGGCCTTGGAAGCAATAGCTGCGGAGAGGAACAGATGGAAGAATTTAAAGTTAAGCTTCAAGACTTTTCTATGGCATTTGTGCTGCAGGTGGTTGATGACGGGGAAATAAAGAAGGAAGCAAAGAAGCGTTATTTGGACTAG
- a CDS encoding carbohydrate ABC transporter permease — MKMSKKSKVIIYTLLTAVAVYFLAPFVYMFFTAFKTEAEAIAYPPRLFPSKWLFENFKNAWESQPFGTYLKNSIIITVLTTAGQILSCSLVAYGFARFEFKGKNLLFMILLSTMMIPWDVTMIPQYMEFNLFGWINTLKPLVVPAWFGSAYYIFLMRQFLMGVPGDFEEAARIDGANAFQIYWKIYMPILKPSLILVGVLNMITVWNDYLGPLIFLHDRSKYTLALGLATFKGVHSTRIIPMLCITIIMIIPPIIIFIIAQKYIVEGTSGSIK, encoded by the coding sequence ATGAAAATGTCCAAGAAGTCAAAAGTGATTATCTATACCCTTCTGACTGCTGTTGCAGTTTACTTTCTTGCACCTTTTGTTTATATGTTTTTTACTGCCTTTAAGACGGAAGCAGAAGCCATTGCCTATCCGCCCAGGCTATTCCCTTCAAAATGGCTGTTTGAAAATTTTAAAAACGCATGGGAATCACAGCCCTTTGGTACATACTTAAAAAATTCAATTATCATAACGGTTTTGACGACTGCAGGGCAGATCCTTTCCTGTTCCTTGGTGGCATATGGTTTTGCTAGGTTTGAATTTAAAGGAAAAAACCTGTTATTTATGATTTTGCTTTCTACTATGATGATTCCATGGGATGTTACCATGATTCCTCAATATATGGAATTTAATTTATTTGGCTGGATTAATACATTAAAACCGCTGGTTGTGCCAGCATGGTTTGGCTCGGCCTACTATATTTTCTTAATGAGGCAGTTCTTAATGGGGGTTCCGGGGGACTTTGAAGAGGCGGCGCGAATTGACGGTGCCAATGCATTTCAGATTTATTGGAAGATTTACATGCCGATCTTAAAGCCTTCCCTCATTCTGGTAGGCGTATTAAATATGATTACGGTGTGGAATGATTATCTTGGACCATTGATTTTCCTTCATGACAGAAGCAAATATACACTTGCTTTAGGTCTTGCAACCTTTAAGGGAGTTCACAGCACACGGATTATCCCTATGCTTTGTATTACAATCATTATGATTATCCCGCCAATTATTATATTCATTATTGCGCAAAAGTATATTGTAGAAGGGACAAGTGGTTCTATTAAATAG
- a CDS encoding carbohydrate ABC transporter permease: MKQKKFLRNATPYFFITPWIIGFLVFTIGPLILSLGMSFFDWPLTSDPVFKGVGNYTEMFTKDTQFWKSLTISLKYAAIFVPLNMAIALFLAMLITQPVTGVKMYRTIFYIPAVISGVAVSIIWGWILNGDYGVLNYLLSLLGITGPRWLVDPAWALFAVVLASAFGVGTMMLIFYTDIKNISIDLYEASSLDGASPARQFFSITLPIITPTILFNLITSVISSFQQVTLVMLLTGGGPLKSTYFYGLYTYNNAFKHHKLGYASANAWVMFIIILILTALIFKSSSTWVFYETEAKNGKKKRGGKK; encoded by the coding sequence ATGAAGCAAAAAAAGTTTTTAAGGAATGCAACTCCATATTTCTTCATTACTCCGTGGATTATTGGGTTTTTAGTATTTACAATCGGACCGCTTATTCTGTCCCTGGGCATGAGCTTTTTTGACTGGCCATTGACGTCTGATCCGGTATTTAAGGGGGTTGGCAATTATACTGAGATGTTTACAAAAGATACTCAGTTCTGGAAGTCCCTTACAATCAGCTTGAAGTATGCAGCGATTTTTGTACCGCTTAATATGGCGATTGCGCTGTTCCTTGCAATGTTAATCACACAGCCGGTAACCGGCGTAAAAATGTACCGTACGATTTTCTATATACCGGCAGTTATTTCCGGCGTTGCGGTATCGATTATCTGGGGCTGGATTTTAAATGGGGACTATGGCGTATTGAATTATTTATTATCCTTACTGGGGATTACAGGCCCCAGATGGCTGGTAGACCCTGCCTGGGCGCTGTTTGCAGTTGTTTTGGCCAGTGCTTTTGGTGTAGGAACGATGATGCTTATTTTCTACACGGATATTAAGAATATATCAATTGATTTATATGAAGCATCATCTTTAGACGGAGCCAGTCCGGCAAGACAGTTTTTCAGTATTACGCTGCCGATTATTACACCTACCATTTTGTTTAATTTAATCACTTCTGTTATCAGCTCTTTCCAGCAGGTGACGCTGGTAATGCTGCTGACTGGAGGCGGACCGTTAAAATCCACCTATTTCTATGGGCTGTATACCTATAACAATGCGTTTAAGCACCATAAGCTGGGCTATGCAAGCGCCAATGCATGGGTGATGTTTATTATTATCTTAATTCTGACGGCACTGATCTTTAAGTCTTCTTCTACATGGGTTTTCTATGAAACGGAAGCAAAGAATGGAAAGAAAAAAAGGGGAGGTAAAAAATAA
- a CDS encoding ABC transporter substrate-binding protein produces MKRKLAALCMLSLTVITVLSGCGGSKANQDSAKGGKTKIRFASWDVAEDVDRQQELVDKFNAAHEDIEVALEAYGKDFDTKISAGMGSGDTPDVMYMWNYPAYYQGLEPLDSFIEKEGEAYKVNFYDTLWNYNSMDGQIYGIPIGFTTHTLFYNKDLFQEAGISEPTNDWTWDDLQQAAKTISEKTSAKGFAFPMKPDPYDFEMYLWSNGAAYCDNEGKLEGNINSKESEEVFQMFQDMEKDGYAVATEKSGTDEFRSGAVAMYVYGAWSINSLKEDGLNYGVVAIPAFANAGKDSVSILSSSGISISKDSKNKEAAWEFVKFWTNEESNKARIGLELPVLSSVVESEKIMDQPEYAPFYLMLEQSTGYTSASFIIKEWSELSENLSLSFEEVFNPSSLQSVPDVLNSAAQQ; encoded by the coding sequence ATGAAAAGAAAGTTGGCAGCATTATGTATGTTATCTCTGACAGTTATAACCGTATTAAGTGGATGCGGCGGAAGTAAAGCCAATCAGGATTCAGCAAAAGGCGGAAAAACTAAAATCCGTTTTGCATCCTGGGATGTGGCAGAAGATGTAGACCGCCAGCAGGAACTGGTGGATAAGTTTAATGCGGCGCATGAGGATATTGAAGTAGCTCTGGAAGCCTATGGAAAAGATTTTGATACAAAAATCAGCGCAGGTATGGGATCCGGGGATACTCCTGATGTGATGTATATGTGGAATTATCCGGCGTATTATCAGGGGTTAGAACCGCTGGATAGCTTCATTGAAAAAGAGGGGGAAGCATATAAAGTTAATTTCTATGATACCTTATGGAATTACAATTCCATGGATGGACAGATATATGGTATTCCGATCGGATTTACGACACACACCTTGTTCTATAATAAGGATTTATTCCAGGAAGCAGGAATTTCTGAGCCTACCAATGATTGGACATGGGATGATTTGCAGCAAGCGGCAAAGACCATATCTGAAAAAACCTCTGCAAAAGGCTTTGCATTCCCGATGAAGCCGGATCCATATGATTTTGAAATGTATTTATGGAGCAATGGAGCAGCGTATTGTGACAATGAGGGAAAGCTGGAGGGAAATATTAATTCCAAAGAATCAGAGGAAGTGTTCCAGATGTTCCAGGATATGGAGAAAGATGGATATGCAGTTGCAACGGAAAAAAGCGGAACCGATGAATTCCGTTCCGGAGCAGTAGCAATGTATGTTTATGGTGCGTGGTCAATTAATTCCTTAAAGGAAGACGGTTTAAACTACGGCGTGGTTGCGATTCCTGCTTTTGCCAATGCAGGAAAAGATTCTGTCAGTATTTTAAGCTCTTCCGGTATCTCCATTTCAAAAGACAGCAAGAATAAAGAAGCAGCATGGGAATTTGTGAAATTCTGGACCAATGAAGAATCCAATAAAGCGCGTATTGGCCTGGAATTACCGGTACTTAGCAGTGTTGTAGAATCTGAAAAGATTATGGATCAGCCGGAATATGCACCATTCTACTTAATGCTTGAACAAAGCACGGGATATACTTCTGCAAGCTTTATTATTAAAGAATGGTCAGAATTATCAGAAAACCTGTCCTTGTCCTTTGAAGAAGTATTTAATCCAAGTTCTCTTCAGAGCGTACCGGATGTATTGAACAGTGCGGCACAGCAGTAA
- a CDS encoding DUF6612 family protein: protein MKKYLMLLLAVATALSLTACKGEKDPKVLYDEASKKTSELTSMDVTSVINMQMTQGEETTDINMDLDMKMADINTENMRYLAKGTTSLMGQNLDILMYYENGYYYMDSMGQKVKYAMDLDAMMKQVKQSTEGASVNSSYLKEITAKKDGNNQVLTFTVDAEKMDAYVQDMMGQLGTNMEGVTYTIKEASGEATVNKDGYFTNSKVKMSLEMNTQGETIAMVMDTDSTYNNPGQTVEVTAPDLEGYTEIDASAMENQ from the coding sequence ATGAAAAAATATTTAATGCTTTTACTTGCTGTGGCTACGGCCCTGTCATTGACTGCTTGCAAGGGGGAAAAGGATCCAAAGGTGCTTTATGATGAGGCCTCGAAAAAAACGTCGGAGCTGACATCCATGGATGTGACCTCTGTGATCAACATGCAAATGACCCAGGGAGAGGAAACCACAGACATCAATATGGATCTTGATATGAAGATGGCGGACATTAACACCGAGAACATGAGATATCTGGCTAAGGGGACCACTTCACTTATGGGCCAGAATCTGGATATCCTCATGTATTATGAGAACGGTTATTATTATATGGATTCCATGGGCCAGAAGGTGAAATACGCCATGGATTTAGATGCCATGATGAAACAGGTAAAGCAGAGCACAGAAGGTGCAAGCGTAAATTCTTCTTATCTCAAGGAGATCACGGCGAAGAAGGATGGAAATAACCAGGTCCTTACCTTTACGGTTGATGCTGAAAAGATGGATGCCTACGTTCAGGACATGATGGGACAGTTAGGAACCAACATGGAAGGCGTAACTTACACCATCAAAGAGGCAAGCGGTGAAGCAACGGTCAATAAGGATGGGTACTTTACAAACTCAAAGGTCAAGATGTCCCTTGAAATGAATACTCAGGGTGAGACGATAGCTATGGTTATGGATACGGATTCCACCTACAACAATCCTGGTCAAACCGTTGAGGTCACAGCGCCGGATCTGGAGGGATATACGGAAATCGATGCAAGCGCAATGGAAAACCAGTAA
- a CDS encoding glucose-6-phosphate isomerase — protein sequence MGNVIFDYSRAAGFVSAEEMENMKATAMCAKSVLMDKSGAGSDFLGWIDLPVDYDKEEFQRIKMAAEKIQNDSDVLLVIGIGGSYLGARAAIEFLSHSFYNVLPKGKRKTPEIYFVGNSISSKYIHDLKDVLEGKDFSVNIISKSGTTTEPAIAFRVFKDMLIEKYGREEANKRIYATTDKARGALKNLADEEGYESFVVPDDVGGRFSVLTAVGLLPIAVSGADIDKLMEGAEAARMEALEAPYESNGALQYAAVRNILLRKGKTVEIVANYEPSLHYVSEWWKQLFGESEGKDQRGIFPAAVDLTTDLHSMGQFIQDGARIMFETVLDVEESSAEILLKEEAVDTDGMNYLAGKSVDFVNKSAMNGTILAHTDGNVPNLMVRIPGQDEYSLGQLLYFFEYACGISGYILGVNPFNQPGVESYKKNMFALLGKPGYEKEREELLKRL from the coding sequence ATGGGAAATGTAATTTTTGATTATTCCAGGGCAGCAGGATTTGTATCAGCAGAGGAAATGGAGAACATGAAGGCCACAGCAATGTGTGCAAAGAGTGTGCTGATGGACAAGTCTGGTGCAGGCAGTGATTTCTTGGGTTGGATCGATCTTCCGGTGGATTATGATAAGGAAGAATTCCAGAGAATAAAGATGGCAGCAGAGAAGATTCAAAATGATTCGGATGTTCTGCTGGTCATCGGTATCGGCGGTTCCTATCTTGGAGCCAGGGCAGCCATAGAATTTTTATCCCACAGCTTTTACAATGTATTGCCAAAAGGAAAACGTAAAACTCCGGAGATTTATTTCGTTGGAAATAGCATCAGCAGCAAATACATCCATGACCTAAAGGATGTGCTGGAAGGAAAGGATTTCTCCGTTAATATTATATCAAAATCAGGAACCACCACAGAGCCGGCAATCGCTTTCCGGGTATTTAAGGATATGCTGATTGAGAAATATGGCCGTGAAGAGGCAAATAAAAGGATTTATGCCACTACGGATAAGGCAAGGGGCGCTCTGAAGAATCTGGCTGACGAGGAAGGCTATGAATCTTTCGTGGTTCCGGATGACGTAGGAGGACGTTTCTCAGTGCTTACAGCAGTCGGCCTTCTTCCGATTGCAGTATCCGGCGCTGATATTGATAAATTAATGGAAGGCGCGGAGGCGGCCAGGATGGAAGCCCTGGAAGCGCCCTATGAGTCAAACGGCGCCCTTCAGTATGCGGCTGTGCGCAATATCCTGCTTCGGAAAGGGAAAACGGTGGAGATCGTGGCAAACTATGAGCCAAGCCTTCATTATGTTTCCGAGTGGTGGAAGCAGTTATTTGGAGAAAGTGAAGGAAAAGATCAAAGAGGGATTTTTCCAGCCGCAGTGGATTTAACCACAGACTTGCACTCTATGGGACAGTTTATTCAGGATGGGGCCAGAATTATGTTTGAAACCGTGCTGGATGTCGAAGAATCGTCCGCGGAAATTCTCCTCAAGGAAGAAGCAGTTGATACCGATGGTATGAACTACCTTGCAGGAAAGAGCGTTGATTTTGTTAATAAGAGTGCTATGAACGGAACCATTCTGGCTCATACCGACGGAAACGTGCCAAATCTTATGGTAAGGATACCCGGACAGGATGAGTACAGCCTGGGACAGCTGCTCTACTTCTTTGAATATGCTTGTGGCATCAGCGGATATATTTTGGGTGTAAATCCGTTTAACCAGCCAGGAGTAGAAAGCTATAAGAAGAATATGTTCGCACTTCTTGGAAAACCTGGATATGAGAAGGAAAGGGAGGAACTCTTAAAGAGGTTATAG